A stretch of the Nerophis ophidion isolate RoL-2023_Sa linkage group LG29, RoL_Noph_v1.0, whole genome shotgun sequence genome encodes the following:
- the shisa3 gene encoding protein shisa-3 homolog has translation MVRLLGCLLLGYLTWILRVPHARGEYCHGWLDGAGNYHDGFRCPEDFDTTDATVCCGSCSLRYCCAAADARLEQEGCTNDRPLENSEYAAQPVYMPFLVVGSIFVAFVVVGSLVAVYCCTCLRPKQPAQPPIRFSLRSCQGETIPMILTAAQPGLRAPSRQSSTATTSSSSAGGGSSMRRFSVGGQQHGCLVSPTAVSPASTPTQNHQTLAPPPPPPPYRSPHVPPSGHAPSQPAFLLPQQYFFPLQPDPFASTKGFADFGQS, from the exons ATGGTCCGCCTGCTCGGCTGCCTCCTGCTCGGGTACCTGACGTGGATCCTGCGGGTCCCCCACGCCCGCGGGGAATACTGCCACGGCTGGCTGGACGGCGCCGGCAACTACCACGACGGCTTCCGGTGCCCGGAGGACTTTGACACGACGGACGCCACCGTGTGCTGCGGCTCGTGCTCGCTGCGCTACTGCTGCGCCGCCGCGGACGCGCGCCTGGAGCAGGAGGGCTGCACCAACGACCGGCCGCTGGAGAACAGCGAATATGCCGCAC AGCCCGTCTACATGCCCTTCCTGGTGGTGGGCAGCATCTTCGTGGCCTTCGTGGTGGTGGGCTCCCTGGTGGCCGTCTACTGCTGCACCTGCCTGCGCCCCAAGCAGCCCGCCCAGCCGCCCATCCGCTTCTCGCTGCGCAGCTGCCAGGGCGAGACCATCCCCATGATCCTCACCGCCGCGCAGCCGGGCCTCCGCGCCCCGTCGAGGCAGTCCAGCACGGCCACCACCAGCTCCAGCTCGGCGGGGGGCGGCAGCTCCATGAGGAGGTTCTCCGTCGGCGGGCAGCAGCACGGATGCTTGGTGTCGCCGACCGCCGTCTCGCCGGCGTCCACTCCTACGCAGAACCATCAGACTTTagctccgccgccgccgccgccgccctaCAGGTCGCCTCATGTCCCCCCgtctggccacgctccctcccaGCCCGCCTTCCTGCTGCCCCAGCAGTACTTCTTCCCCCTGCAGCCGGACCCTTTCGCTTCCACTAAAGGATTCGCCGACTTCGGGCAGAGTTGA